Proteins encoded in a region of the Candidatus Methylomirabilota bacterium genome:
- a CDS encoding ABC transporter permease, whose protein sequence is MSWRAEAVAVWAVVVRNALMASRNVFFFFELLFWPIVGVLSIGLMTRFLRLTPEQASFVMIGTIALSVVNVCQLEVAYAVLLDVWSKSLKHQFLAPIGVRHLTLGSWLVGITRGLVIFALLAGLGWWAFDLRVLAPGPLAVAAFLAGCFLTAWIVGVAVCALITLFGNRAEAFAWSSVNLVLVLAGLYYPVSVLPEPVAALAAAIPLTYFLDAYRAHFGFASEFRAPLATGFALSALYAALAHWAFFATIRRARRTGLLLKMSE, encoded by the coding sequence TTGAGCTGGCGCGCTGAGGCCGTCGCGGTCTGGGCCGTCGTCGTGCGGAACGCGCTCATGGCCTCGCGCAACGTGTTCTTCTTCTTCGAGCTCCTCTTCTGGCCGATCGTCGGCGTCCTCTCGATCGGCCTCATGACGCGCTTCCTCCGGCTCACGCCCGAGCAGGCCTCGTTCGTCATGATCGGGACGATCGCGCTCTCGGTCGTCAACGTCTGCCAGCTCGAGGTCGCCTACGCGGTGCTGCTCGACGTGTGGTCGAAGTCGCTGAAGCACCAGTTCCTCGCGCCGATCGGGGTCCGTCACCTGACGCTCGGCTCGTGGCTCGTCGGCATCACGCGCGGCCTCGTGATCTTCGCGCTGCTCGCGGGCCTCGGCTGGTGGGCGTTCGACCTGCGCGTGCTCGCGCCCGGCCCGCTCGCCGTCGCCGCGTTCCTCGCCGGGTGCTTCCTCACCGCCTGGATCGTCGGCGTCGCCGTCTGCGCGCTGATCACGCTCTTCGGCAACCGCGCCGAGGCCTTCGCCTGGTCGAGCGTCAACCTCGTGCTCGTGCTGGCGGGCCTCTACTATCCCGTGTCGGTGCTGCCCGAGCCCGTCGCGGCGCTCGCGGCGGCGATCCCGCTCACGTACTTCCTCGACGCCTACCGCGCGCACTTCGGGTTCGCCTCGGAGTTCCGGGCACCGCTCGCGACGGGGTTCGCGCTGTCCGCGCTCTACGCGGCGCTCGCGCACTGGGCCTTCTTCGCGACGATTCGGCGCGCGCGGCGCACCGGGCTGCTCCTCAAAATGTCGGAGTGA
- a CDS encoding ABC transporter ATP-binding protein, with protein sequence MRRMVPSSGMLAIDARDVTKTFHSGWPRRRRTEALRGVSLAVPGGAIFGLLGPNGAGKTTLLSILTTLLTPDGGSVTVLGLDVLRDAASLRRRLNMASGRPSFLWSLRVGEIVAFYGRLYGLHGAALRRKVDELVEVYELAPYRRVPYNELSTGLKQRVALAKSLVNDPELLFLDEPTLGLDPDVSVRVRDHIRRLRRERGITIVLTTHYMREADELCDEIAFIKAGRILARGTPGELKRQIRVGEVIALKLDPPAVPWLAEAPGVLRCAAAGGRVECTVDDAEKRLPEILRALHADGVVVRNVQVHGPELEEVFVELAR encoded by the coding sequence ATGCGCCGCATGGTACCATCGTCGGGCATGCTCGCGATCGACGCGCGCGACGTCACGAAGACCTTTCACTCGGGCTGGCCGCGGCGGCGCCGGACGGAAGCCCTGCGCGGCGTGTCCCTCGCGGTGCCGGGCGGCGCGATCTTCGGCCTCCTCGGTCCGAACGGAGCGGGGAAGACCACGCTCCTCTCGATCCTGACGACGCTCCTGACGCCCGACGGCGGGAGCGTGACCGTCCTCGGGCTCGACGTGCTGCGCGACGCCGCGTCGCTCCGCCGGCGGCTCAACATGGCGAGCGGCCGGCCGTCGTTCCTGTGGAGCCTGCGCGTGGGCGAGATCGTCGCCTTCTACGGCCGACTCTACGGCCTCCACGGCGCGGCGCTGCGGCGGAAGGTGGACGAGCTCGTCGAGGTCTACGAGCTGGCGCCGTATCGGCGCGTGCCCTACAACGAGCTCTCGACCGGCCTCAAGCAGCGCGTCGCGCTCGCGAAGTCGCTCGTGAACGATCCCGAGCTGCTCTTCCTCGACGAGCCCACGCTCGGCCTCGACCCGGACGTGTCGGTCCGCGTGCGCGACCACATCCGGCGCCTCCGGCGCGAGCGCGGGATCACGATCGTGCTCACGACCCACTACATGCGCGAGGCCGACGAGCTCTGCGACGAGATCGCCTTCATCAAGGCCGGGCGGATCCTCGCGCGGGGCACGCCCGGGGAGCTGAAGCGCCAGATCCGCGTCGGCGAGGTGATCGCGCTGAAGCTCGACCCGCCGGCGGTGCCGTGGCTCGCCGAGGCGCCCGGCGTCCTCCGCTGCGCGGCGGCCGGCGGCCGGGTCGAGTGCACCGTGGACGACGCCGAGAAGCGGCTCCCCGAGATCCTGCGCGCGCTCCACGCCGACGGCGTGGTGGTGCGGAACGTCCAGGTCCACGGGCCCGAGCTCGAGGAGGTCTTCGTTGAGCTGGCGCGCTGA
- a CDS encoding Rieske 2Fe-2S domain-containing protein has product MRRMTVSGEWRCPVASVPPGSTAVFSLECDGRAVKGFVVNFEGRYSAWVNSCPHVGTPLDLWPNEFFTEDGRALVCSTHGALYEPDTGFCTAGPCAGDRLTPLALAVEGDSLVVRCGPA; this is encoded by the coding sequence ATGCGGCGCATGACGGTCTCCGGCGAGTGGCGCTGCCCCGTCGCGAGCGTCCCCCCCGGGAGCACGGCGGTGTTCAGCCTCGAGTGTGACGGGCGCGCCGTGAAGGGCTTCGTCGTCAACTTCGAGGGCCGCTACAGCGCCTGGGTGAACAGCTGCCCCCACGTCGGCACGCCGCTCGACCTCTGGCCCAACGAGTTCTTCACCGAGGACGGTCGCGCGCTGGTCTGCTCGACCCACGGCGCGCTCTACGAGCCCGACACCGGCTTCTGCACCGCGGGCCCGTGCGCCGGCGACCGCCTGACGCCGCTGGCGCTCGCCGTCGAGGGCGACAGCCTGGTCGTCCGCTGCGGACCGGCGTGA